From the genome of Niallia sp. FSL W8-0635, one region includes:
- a CDS encoding winged helix-turn-helix transcriptional regulator, with amino-acid sequence MPDTFRDEVKEKIINGDYNCEKELTLSIISGKWKIVILWHLGVEGPHRFSDLQRLFPKISHKILTNQLRELMEDGIVHREVYPEVPPKVEYSMTELGMTLLPIVEMMYEWGKNRIAEIIKEMDISELNN; translated from the coding sequence ATGCCAGATACATTTAGAGATGAAGTTAAAGAAAAGATCATAAATGGTGATTATAATTGTGAAAAAGAACTTACCTTATCAATTATAAGTGGTAAATGGAAAATCGTTATTTTATGGCATTTAGGGGTAGAAGGACCACATCGATTCAGTGATCTCCAAAGGCTTTTTCCAAAAATATCTCATAAAATATTAACGAATCAATTAAGAGAACTGATGGAAGATGGAATAGTTCATCGCGAGGTTTATCCAGAAGTTCCACCGAAAGTGGAATATTCCATGACTGAATTGGGGATGACTTTACTTCCTATCGTTGAAATGATGTATGAATGGGGAAAAAATCGGATAGCAGAAATCATAAAAGAAATGGATATTTCGGAATTAAACAATTAA
- a CDS encoding DJ-1/PfpI family protein, which yields MSKKALLIIPPERFNEDELFQPKAELESNGIEVTIASTKTGEIIGDYEGKAIAEVIFSDVSATDYDVVSVIGGSGTNDHLWENKELQDYLKQAYTNKVLVTGICAGAVTVAKTGLLTGREATCYPVDIQKDQLKANKVTYVEKHVVAHDDIITGDGPDGAKEFGEALVKALS from the coding sequence ATGAGTAAAAAAGCACTTTTAATTATACCACCAGAACGTTTCAATGAAGACGAATTATTTCAACCAAAAGCGGAATTGGAAAGCAACGGAATTGAAGTGACAATTGCAAGTACAAAAACAGGTGAAATCATAGGGGATTATGAAGGTAAAGCAATTGCTGAGGTCATTTTCTCAGACGTTTCTGCGACTGACTATGATGTTGTATCTGTTATTGGTGGATCTGGTACGAACGATCATTTATGGGAAAATAAAGAATTACAAGACTACTTGAAACAAGCGTATACTAATAAAGTTCTTGTAACAGGGATTTGTGCAGGTGCGGTTACTGTAGCTAAAACGGGTTTACTTACTGGAAGAGAAGCAACTTGCTATCCAGTAGATATACAAAAAGACCAATTAAAAGCGAATAAAGTAACATATGTTGAAAAACATGTTGTTGCTCATGATGATATTATCACTGGTGATGGTCCAGATGGCGCTAAAGAATTTGGAGAAGCTTTAGTAAAAGCATTAAGCTAA
- a CDS encoding ArsR/SmtB family transcription factor — MLKDPDSHFSPQAHIIADEGFEGGVCVGDIRSKAGISQSTTSQYLSILLQSGLVEMKRIGQWTYYRRNEETIKKLEKYIGTKI; from the coding sequence ATGTTAAAAGATCCCGACAGTCATTTTTCACCGCAAGCCCATATTATTGCTGATGAAGGATTTGAAGGTGGGGTTTGCGTAGGGGATATCCGAAGCAAGGCCGGGATTTCGCAATCCACTACTTCACAGTATTTATCGATTCTGCTGCAAAGCGGACTGGTTGAAATGAAGCGAATCGGACAATGGACGTATTATCGCCGTAATGAGGAAACGATTAAAAAGTTAGAAAAATACATTGGTACAAAAATTTAA
- a CDS encoding TIGR03571 family LLM class oxidoreductase codes for MSLLQHRAYNRLYQKDKMTLGFTIPTARMSKYPIMENQLSLARKIEDHGFAALWLRDVTIQNLNIDDNGQLYDVWIYLTYLAAHTKEIALGTASVVLPLRHPVRVAKEASSIDRLFPERLIMGVASGDRDKDFTALGISKLESGGLFKKNYAFLERLLKEHNPTINSDLGIIDGTDMRMIPKPFSSIPTMVTGFSNQSIEWIAQNGDGWIQYPRIIPQQTQLINEYRELSEIYAPGVFKPFTQTLFIDLSENPDLSPVPIPLGFRVGRKQLLEILYQFQSIGVNHLAFVLYFSKRPPEEVIQELGEFVLPYFSTHEIPVLD; via the coding sequence GTGAGTTTATTACAGCATCGAGCATATAACAGGTTGTACCAAAAGGATAAAATGACGCTTGGTTTCACGATTCCGACGGCAAGGATGTCCAAATATCCGATTATGGAAAATCAGTTGTCGCTTGCCCGCAAAATTGAAGACCATGGTTTCGCGGCATTGTGGCTTCGGGACGTTACGATTCAGAATTTGAATATTGATGATAACGGTCAATTGTATGATGTATGGATTTATTTGACCTATCTTGCGGCCCATACCAAGGAAATTGCACTTGGGACGGCGAGTGTGGTCCTCCCGCTGCGCCACCCTGTCCGAGTGGCAAAGGAAGCATCATCTATTGACCGGTTGTTTCCCGAACGGCTGATCATGGGAGTGGCTTCAGGAGACCGGGATAAAGATTTCACAGCTTTGGGAATATCCAAGCTCGAAAGCGGAGGGCTGTTTAAAAAGAATTATGCATTCCTTGAACGGCTATTAAAGGAGCACAATCCCACTATCAACAGCGATTTAGGCATCATCGATGGAACGGATATGAGAATGATCCCCAAACCTTTTTCTTCGATTCCGACCATGGTGACAGGATTCAGCAATCAATCGATTGAATGGATCGCCCAGAACGGGGACGGCTGGATCCAGTACCCGAGGATTATCCCGCAACAAACTCAATTGATTAACGAGTATCGCGAGTTGTCGGAAATTTACGCCCCAGGAGTGTTTAAACCTTTCACTCAGACTTTATTTATCGATTTATCGGAAAATCCCGATTTGTCTCCTGTTCCGATTCCGTTAGGATTTCGTGTAGGGCGCAAACAGTTATTAGAAATTCTATATCAATTTCAATCCATTGGTGTCAATCACCTGGCATTTGTATTGTATTTTTCAAAGCGCCCTCCAGAGGAAGTCATCCAGGAGCTTGGAGAGTTTGTGTTGCCTTACTTTTCGACTCATGAAATTCCAGTATTAGATTAG
- a CDS encoding LLM class flavin-dependent oxidoreductase, with amino-acid sequence MSKHANKLNEIPFSVLDLSPITAGSTPADSFRNTLELAQHAEKLDYKRFWLAEHHNMPFIASSATSVVMSHVAAGTSKIRVGSGGIMLPNHAPLVIAEQFGTLESLYPGRIDLGLGRAPGTDQLTARALRRDLRSTGDDFPEQLAELRGYFDPSLAQGNPIKAIPGEGLNIPIWLLGSSGFSAQLAGELGLPFAFAAHFSPLNTLGALQIYRKAFKPSNVLDKPYAMVALNIITAETDKEAKRLFTTLQQQFLNLMSGNLTQLQPPVDDISELASSYQLKSLEQQLGSSIVGSQQTVKDKLYTFLEESQADEIMVIAQVYDHKARLHSYELLSEITKSER; translated from the coding sequence ATGTCTAAACATGCAAATAAACTAAACGAAATTCCTTTCTCGGTGCTTGATCTTTCACCGATAACAGCCGGAAGTACTCCTGCTGACTCTTTCCGCAATACATTGGAACTCGCACAGCATGCTGAAAAACTTGACTACAAACGTTTTTGGCTCGCTGAACATCACAATATGCCGTTTATCGCCAGTTCCGCCACTTCTGTGGTGATGTCCCATGTGGCAGCCGGTACATCAAAAATCCGGGTTGGTTCAGGAGGAATCATGCTGCCGAATCACGCTCCGCTCGTCATCGCTGAACAGTTTGGCACTCTTGAATCCTTATATCCTGGGCGAATTGACCTTGGTCTGGGGCGTGCACCTGGTACAGATCAGTTGACCGCTCGTGCATTGAGACGCGACTTGAGAAGTACCGGAGATGACTTTCCTGAGCAATTAGCGGAACTCCGCGGTTACTTTGATCCATCCCTGGCCCAAGGGAACCCTATAAAAGCGATTCCGGGTGAAGGTTTGAATATTCCAATCTGGCTGCTGGGTTCAAGCGGCTTCAGTGCGCAGCTGGCCGGAGAACTGGGTTTGCCATTCGCGTTTGCCGCCCATTTCTCGCCACTTAACACTCTGGGTGCTCTACAGATCTATCGCAAGGCGTTTAAGCCTTCGAATGTTCTCGATAAGCCGTATGCGATGGTGGCATTGAATATCATTACAGCAGAAACGGATAAAGAGGCAAAGCGCCTTTTCACAACCCTGCAGCAGCAATTTTTGAATCTGATGAGTGGCAACCTTACACAGCTTCAACCACCGGTAGATGACATTTCCGAATTGGCCAGCAGCTACCAATTAAAGTCTCTCGAGCAGCAATTAGGCTCATCGATTGTTGGCAGCCAGCAGACGGTAAAGGACAAGCTATATACATTTTTGGAGGAGAGCCAGGCAGATGAAATAATGGTCATTGCACAAGTTTACGACCACAAAGCTCGCCTGCATTCATACGAGCTTCTGTCAGAAATTACAAAAAGTGAAAGGTAA
- a CDS encoding type 1 glutamine amidotransferase domain-containing protein, producing the protein MSKKIATLITDLFEDVEFTEPARAFKDAGHQVITIDIQAGKDITGKKGEAVKIDKGIGEVNPQDFDALFIPGGFSPDLLREDDRFGEFAKAFIQEGKPVFAICHGPQVLIDTDLLKGVDITGFKSIRNDLKNAGANYKDEEVVVSNNIVTSRFPDDIPAFNRESLKLLAE; encoded by the coding sequence ATGAGCAAAAAAATCGCTACACTAATAACAGACTTATTTGAAGATGTAGAATTCACAGAACCAGCACGAGCATTTAAAGATGCTGGTCATCAAGTGATCACAATCGACATACAGGCTGGAAAAGATATTACTGGTAAAAAAGGTGAAGCAGTAAAAATTGATAAAGGAATTGGGGAAGTTAATCCTCAAGACTTTGATGCTTTATTCATCCCTGGCGGCTTCTCTCCCGATTTATTACGTGAAGACGACCGTTTTGGTGAATTCGCAAAAGCATTTATACAAGAAGGTAAACCTGTTTTTGCCATTTGCCATGGCCCACAAGTATTAATTGATACAGACCTATTAAAAGGCGTCGACATAACAGGTTTCAAATCAATAAGGAACGATCTCAAAAATGCAGGTGCTAACTACAAAGATGAAGAAGTTGTGGTAAGCAATAATATTGTAACAAGCCGTTTTCCGGATGACATTCCTGCCTTTAATCGTGAATCCTTAAAATTATTAGCTGAATAA
- a CDS encoding SDR family oxidoreductase, giving the protein MSLNGKRVVVLGGTSGIGLATAKAFLDQSAQVIIASRSVSKLNEAKQVLGGNVEAIEIDFRSEEKVAEFFSKVGKFDHLVVTAGEGAMGHFSELPVASAKEAFDSKFWGQYITVRFALPYLSNESSITLTSGVYGVRPPQGATTLAAINSAIEGLVRGLSIDLAPIRVNVVSPGIVDTPIYAGMSDDQRQALFNGIAQQLPVGRIAKPEDIAETYVYLAKNGFTTGTTVLIDGGAHLV; this is encoded by the coding sequence ATGTCATTAAATGGTAAACGAGTAGTTGTTTTAGGGGGTACTTCTGGTATTGGTTTAGCAACTGCCAAAGCGTTTCTCGATCAATCAGCTCAAGTGATCATTGCCAGCCGTTCTGTTTCCAAATTAAATGAAGCAAAACAAGTTCTTGGTGGCAATGTAGAAGCAATTGAAATCGATTTTCGAAGCGAAGAAAAAGTAGCAGAATTTTTCAGTAAGGTTGGAAAATTTGACCACCTTGTGGTAACAGCAGGTGAAGGCGCAATGGGGCACTTTAGCGAACTGCCTGTGGCAAGTGCAAAAGAGGCGTTTGATAGTAAATTCTGGGGGCAATATATCACTGTCCGTTTTGCACTTCCATATTTAAGCAATGAGAGCTCAATCACCTTAACCTCTGGTGTATATGGAGTTCGTCCTCCTCAAGGCGCTACTACGTTAGCGGCAATCAATTCAGCCATTGAAGGATTGGTTCGAGGACTTTCTATAGACCTAGCGCCTATTAGGGTAAACGTGGTTTCACCTGGAATTGTAGATACTCCAATCTATGCTGGAATGTCAGATGATCAGAGGCAAGCACTGTTCAACGGCATTGCACAACAGCTCCCTGTTGGACGGATTGCAAAGCCGGAAGACATAGCTGAAACCTATGTATACCTTGCTAAAAATGGTTTTACTACTGGGACGACTGTTCTTATTGATGGCGGGGCTCACTTGGTATAA
- a CDS encoding aldo/keto reductase produces MSLPDNEKILRIKHSLEKRVVTLPDGTFLPSIGQGTWYMGENPESRNKEIKALQLGIELGMKLIDTAEMYGNGDSERLVGEAIKGRRDKVFLVSKVYPHHSGLDLIESACENSLKRLGTDHLDLYLLHWRGRVPLAETIEGMERLRKDGKIVRWGVSNFDTDDMLELWDTANGKNCVTNQVLYHLGSRGIDYDLLPWHHEHNMPIMAYSPLAQGGSLRRQLLSDPTIIEIAERYNVQPLQIALAWTIRSNNVIAIPKAVKEEHVLANAQAATIQLTIEDLNRLDEVFPKPTRKIPLDII; encoded by the coding sequence ATGAGTTTACCTGACAATGAAAAAATATTGAGAATTAAGCATTCACTTGAAAAACGTGTAGTAACTTTACCTGATGGAACCTTTCTTCCAAGCATTGGTCAAGGAACATGGTACATGGGTGAAAATCCTGAATCGAGAAACAAAGAAATCAAAGCTTTGCAACTTGGAATTGAACTAGGCATGAAGCTAATCGATACGGCTGAAATGTACGGAAATGGCGATTCCGAACGTTTAGTTGGTGAGGCAATCAAGGGGCGTAGAGATAAAGTTTTTTTAGTATCGAAAGTATATCCTCATCATTCCGGGTTAGATTTGATTGAAAGTGCATGTGAAAATAGTCTAAAACGACTAGGAACAGATCATCTTGATTTGTATCTTTTACACTGGAGAGGTCGTGTTCCATTGGCAGAAACGATTGAAGGAATGGAGAGACTGCGCAAGGATGGTAAAATTGTAAGATGGGGAGTTTCTAATTTTGATACGGATGATATGTTAGAGTTGTGGGATACCGCTAACGGAAAAAATTGTGTGACAAATCAAGTGTTATATCATCTAGGTTCTAGAGGAATTGATTATGATCTCCTACCATGGCATCATGAACATAACATGCCAATTATGGCCTATAGTCCCCTGGCCCAGGGAGGGAGCTTAAGAAGACAATTACTAAGCGATCCAACCATCATTGAGATTGCAGAAAGATACAATGTGCAGCCATTACAAATTGCTCTTGCATGGACCATTCGTTCGAACAACGTAATTGCTATCCCAAAAGCTGTTAAGGAAGAACATGTTTTAGCCAATGCTCAAGCTGCTACTATTCAATTGACCATAGAAGATCTGAACAGACTTGACGAGGTATTTCCAAAACCAACAAGAAAAATACCTTTGGATATTATATAA
- the spxA gene encoding transcriptional regulator SpxA: MVNLYTTPSCTSCRKAKAWFEEHQIEYIERNILSNPLTVDEIKSILRLTEDGTNDIVSTKSKTFQELNVSIESLPLNEFYKLIINYPQMLRRPIIQDEKRLQVGYNEEEIRSFLPRRLRTFSNVEWQKVAN, from the coding sequence ATGGTTAATTTGTATACGACACCAAGTTGTACTTCTTGCCGAAAAGCAAAAGCTTGGTTTGAAGAACATCAAATTGAGTATATTGAAAGAAACATATTATCCAATCCCCTTACAGTCGATGAGATTAAATCAATTCTTCGATTGACTGAAGATGGGACTAATGACATTGTTTCAACTAAATCAAAAACATTTCAGGAATTAAATGTAAGTATTGAATCTCTTCCACTTAATGAATTTTATAAATTAATAATCAACTACCCTCAAATGTTGCGCCGGCCAATTATCCAAGACGAAAAAAGATTACAGGTTGGATATAACGAGGAAGAAATCCGCAGTTTTTTGCCTCGTAGACTTCGCACATTTTCGAACGTCGAATGGCAAAAAGTGGCCAATTAA
- a CDS encoding BA3454 family stress response protein, with translation MIEVFVTVNYKDKNYQTNVIVNKEMAWEKIKQLAEEQVKKQWGY, from the coding sequence ATGATTGAAGTATTCGTTACAGTTAATTATAAAGATAAAAATTATCAAACCAATGTCATTGTAAATAAAGAAATGGCATGGGAAAAAATTAAACAGTTAGCAGAAGAACAAGTTAAAAAACAATGGGGTTATTAA
- a CDS encoding RrF2 family transcriptional regulator, translating into MNSDFTLAIHSLTYLALQPDRMSTSDGISESAGVHPVRIRKVLSLLKKHGFIKSKEGTGGGFIFTLELSEVNLWEIYMITSEGALQPKCTDSNEKCIVGANMKSVLFTIFLGAEEHLGEYLKNYTIKEVVDLINQEQNSGCD; encoded by the coding sequence ATGAATAGTGATTTTACACTTGCCATTCATAGTTTAACTTATCTTGCGTTGCAGCCGGACCGTATGTCAACAAGTGATGGTATCTCAGAGAGTGCTGGTGTCCACCCAGTACGCATTCGTAAAGTGCTGAGCTTGTTAAAAAAACATGGATTTATAAAATCAAAAGAAGGAACCGGCGGCGGATTTATTTTTACTCTAGAGCTTAGTGAAGTTAATCTTTGGGAAATATATATGATAACCTCTGAAGGTGCTTTACAGCCTAAGTGTACTGATTCAAATGAAAAGTGTATTGTGGGAGCAAATATGAAAAGTGTATTATTTACAATTTTCTTAGGTGCGGAAGAACATTTGGGTGAATATTTAAAGAACTATACAATTAAAGAAGTTGTCGATCTTATAAATCAAGAACAAAATAGCGGCTGTGACTGA
- a CDS encoding IDEAL domain-containing protein: MLTNGNSVLKTGDWIKGKSEDGELIIGYIESQSILDGVVKVTVATSDNRETLGKTIPILSKNVRKLPLSKVVNKEEILFLIDLALSTGDEAWFIELSSKLNSINQLVDGVH; this comes from the coding sequence ATGTTGACGAATGGTAATTCCGTTTTGAAAACAGGTGATTGGATTAAGGGAAAATCAGAGGATGGGGAATTAATAATTGGTTATATTGAATCACAGAGTATTCTGGATGGAGTTGTTAAAGTAACGGTTGCTACGAGTGACAATCGTGAAACGCTTGGCAAAACAATTCCGATTTTAAGTAAAAATGTTAGGAAACTGCCACTTTCTAAGGTGGTAAACAAGGAAGAAATTCTATTTCTAATAGACTTGGCATTATCAACGGGGGATGAAGCATGGTTTATTGAGCTTTCTTCCAAGTTAAACTCAATCAATCAGCTTGTTGATGGAGTACATTAA
- a CDS encoding transposase encodes MYNQFIKLILPLPSFFTISLPTDDEPNGFPSAIHVLDRFHLVQFFTDAQQRCRRYLGEVKKHHKSRFIDRCLAQKPAELTAEERGWVCG; translated from the coding sequence TTGTATAACCAGTTTATCAAATTGATTTTACCGTTACCATCTTTTTTTACAATTTCTTTGCCAACCGACGATGAACCAAACGGATTTCCATCTGCCATTCATGTGTTGGATCGCTTTCATCTCGTCCAATTTTTCACGGATGCCCAACAAAGATGTAGACGGTATTTAGGTGAAGTAAAGAAACACCATAAATCACGTTTTATTGACCGCTGCTTAGCACAAAAACCTGCAGAATTAACAGCGGAAGAACGTGGGTGGGTTTGTGGCTGA
- a CDS encoding Ger(x)C family spore germination protein has product MRLHKKICNRLILLFMTICLSGCAPFTENNLIEEISPVTFLAISKGDTGKLKVSTILPPLSKEKKFVMSQEVSLLKEGVQKYNLNFYQEMKSGQMRMLVISDELGRDGIMSIINVLLTDPDISPRIYLVIVKGNFDEYLESQLDKDENFDYSFYRMLKHYEEKNQGELTVVNLHQFKNLLYTPYSDPFLPVFKIEEDGVNYEGTALFKDDKLVETISSLDDRIFQLINNDHYLVVLPIQKFEIVLGHVRSKVIVDFDSSYSTMTYTVNMDTRIEEYRGEKQLFDPKELENMKKDIETHLEKQTHELFKKMQELKVDPLQIGIQTKRPFSKPMEEKKWIELFEKMDIKIQYNINIDPLTDANSKRQNF; this is encoded by the coding sequence GTGCGTCTACATAAAAAGATATGTAATAGATTAATACTTCTTTTTATGACTATTTGTTTATCTGGCTGTGCCCCTTTTACCGAAAATAACCTTATTGAAGAAATTTCTCCCGTTACCTTTTTGGCAATTAGTAAGGGGGATACAGGGAAATTAAAAGTCAGTACAATTTTGCCTCCTCTAAGTAAAGAAAAGAAGTTTGTTATGTCGCAAGAAGTCAGCTTATTAAAGGAGGGAGTACAGAAGTACAACCTCAACTTCTACCAGGAAATGAAATCTGGACAAATGCGGATGCTGGTAATTAGTGATGAACTTGGAAGAGACGGCATTATGTCCATTATAAATGTATTATTGACTGATCCGGATATTTCTCCGAGAATCTATTTAGTAATCGTAAAAGGAAATTTTGATGAATACTTGGAAAGTCAATTGGACAAAGATGAAAACTTTGATTACTCGTTTTACCGTATGCTGAAGCATTATGAGGAAAAAAACCAAGGAGAATTAACTGTCGTTAATCTTCATCAATTTAAAAATTTGCTCTATACTCCTTATTCAGATCCTTTTTTGCCTGTATTCAAAATAGAAGAGGATGGGGTCAACTATGAAGGTACAGCCTTGTTTAAAGATGACAAGCTAGTTGAAACTATTTCATCTTTAGATGATCGTATCTTCCAGCTGATAAACAACGATCACTACTTAGTTGTTTTACCGATTCAAAAATTTGAAATTGTACTGGGTCATGTTAGATCTAAAGTAATAGTAGATTTCGATAGCAGCTATTCTACAATGACCTATACCGTGAATATGGACACTAGAATTGAGGAATACCGGGGAGAGAAACAATTATTTGACCCAAAGGAATTAGAAAATATGAAAAAAGATATCGAAACCCATCTTGAAAAACAAACACATGAACTGTTTAAAAAGATGCAAGAATTGAAAGTGGATCCATTACAGATTGGCATACAAACAAAAAGACCATTCTCAAAACCAATGGAAGAAAAAAAATGGATTGAATTGTTTGAGAAGATGGACATTAAAATACAATACAATATTAATATCGATCCTTTGACGGATGCAAATTCAAAAAGGCAAAACTTTTAA
- a CDS encoding GerAB/ArcD/ProY family transporter, whose amino-acid sequence MMETHQLFKKNETYNGFYAMLLVNRLQMLYFFLIMPNILINPYMIWVLIAVGILSQLNLLLLSKWLLTRLSSNGYNGFVQLFGKKLVRFLSFIGLFFILLKLSVITLGFIEIVQTFILPSTDTNFLVFFILLLCFYVAGRGVEHTIRFVLISFFCTFWMFTFFVFFVFPPIAQLSDLYPLIPMEWKVENWKAVFLILSSYSGPEFLVFLGPWLKTNNKTFRYLSYGNALTVVEYVFLFIASLFFFGSNYLSKTQYPIINMSRYFQNPVFERIDMIMLSFELFNLVFAVSLFLLLFYGASRIAFGKLSKPTSGKGLLFSVFLIFIGMILVNELFWKPWEKQNFLLNLQIIAGSISYFLVPLVIVLAMKKRGVKKSAST is encoded by the coding sequence ATGATGGAAACCCACCAATTATTTAAAAAGAATGAAACCTATAATGGGTTCTATGCCATGTTGTTGGTAAATCGCCTCCAAATGCTATACTTCTTTCTGATTATGCCAAATATCTTGATCAATCCATATATGATTTGGGTGCTTATAGCTGTCGGGATATTATCCCAACTAAACCTTCTTCTTTTATCGAAGTGGCTTTTAACCCGTTTATCTAGCAATGGATATAATGGATTTGTCCAATTGTTTGGGAAAAAATTGGTACGTTTTCTCTCTTTCATCGGGTTGTTCTTTATTCTACTTAAACTTTCCGTCATAACGTTAGGATTCATCGAAATTGTTCAAACATTTATACTTCCATCAACAGATACAAATTTTCTTGTCTTTTTTATTTTGTTGTTATGTTTTTATGTCGCAGGTAGGGGCGTTGAACATACCATTCGTTTTGTGTTGATTTCTTTTTTCTGTACATTTTGGATGTTCACATTTTTCGTTTTTTTCGTCTTCCCTCCAATAGCTCAACTCAGTGATTTGTATCCACTTATTCCAATGGAGTGGAAAGTAGAAAATTGGAAAGCCGTTTTTTTAATTTTGTCTTCCTATTCTGGTCCGGAATTTCTGGTATTTTTGGGACCATGGCTTAAAACAAACAATAAAACCTTTCGCTATTTGTCTTACGGAAACGCTCTCACCGTTGTAGAGTATGTATTCCTATTTATAGCATCCCTATTTTTTTTCGGTTCCAATTATTTAAGTAAAACTCAATATCCAATTATTAATATGTCCCGTTATTTTCAAAACCCAGTGTTTGAACGAATTGATATGATCATGCTTTCCTTTGAATTATTTAACCTAGTTTTTGCAGTTTCTCTATTTCTACTATTGTTTTATGGAGCATCTAGAATAGCTTTTGGTAAATTGAGCAAGCCAACCAGTGGAAAAGGTTTGTTATTCAGTGTATTCCTTATTTTTATCGGAATGATTCTTGTGAATGAATTATTTTGGAAGCCTTGGGAGAAGCAGAATTTTTTACTTAATCTTCAAATTATAGCTGGAAGCATAAGCTATTTTCTTGTTCCACTTGTTATTGTTTTAGCAATGAAAAAAAGGGGAGTTAAAAAAAGTGCGTCTACATAA